The following proteins are encoded in a genomic region of Nicotiana sylvestris chromosome 4, ASM39365v2, whole genome shotgun sequence:
- the LOC104233512 gene encoding VQ motif-containing protein 9, with amino-acid sequence MDNKSCNSSGGDADSTSATSSSSSGNRDMYLKHLNKISHKISKPIRKPPPPPLFDNNQNLQTRPQAQTQHAPPPGPPLQNLQPQPQQQPPVYNINKSDFRDVVQKLTGSPAHERISTPPPIQQPKAPSSRLQRIRPPPLAQITNRPPPFVNASNAVAGGGIGCGGGFVGGQRPVQAQPLSPLPPFPGVHAAAESPISAYMRFLQSSIASGPSGLSPLALRWNNVGPPQQQPQFPPQSFPLPQQQNIPPPPTVSSSVLPPFPAFPSSPLPFGCLPSPKSPYGLPSPSLLLSPSGHLGFQQLPLSPTLPVPSPKWKGI; translated from the coding sequence ATGGATAATAAAAGCTGTAATTCATCTGGTGGTGACGCTGATTCTACTTCTGCTACGAGTAGTAGCAGCAGTGGTAATAGGGACATGTATTTGAAACACCTTAACAAAATCTCCCATAAGATTTCTAAACCCATTAGaaaacctcctcctcctcctctttttGACAACAACCAGAATCTTCAGACGCGTCCGCAGGCGCAGACCCAACACGCGCCACCACCGGGACCGCCTCTTCAGAATTTGCAGCCTCAACCGCAGCAACAGCCACCGGTGTATAATATTAACAAGAGTGATTTTAGGGATGTTGTTCAGAAACTTACTGGTTCCCCTGCTCATGAACGGATTTCTACTCCTCCGCCTATACAACAGCCTAAGGCTCCGAGTTCACGGTTGCAGAGGATCCGTCCTCCGCCGCTTGCTCAGATTACCAACCGGCCTCCTCCCTTCGTGAACGCTTCTAACGCTGTTGCTGGTGGAGGTATTGGATGTGGTGGTGGATTTGTTGGCGGTCAACGGCCTGTTCAAGCACAGCCGTTATCTCCTCTTCCGCCGTTTCCAGGGGTGCATGCCGCGGCGGAATCGCCGATCTCCGCTTACATGAGGTTTCTGCAGAGCTCAATCGCCTCTGGTCCTAGTGGGTTATCACCACTGGCTCTGCGGTGGAACAACGTTGGTCCGCCGCAGCAGCAGCCGCAGTTTCCGCCTCAGTCGTTTCCGCTGCCGCAGCAACAGAACATTCCTCCGCCGCCGACAGTGTCTTCTTCCGTTTTACCACCGTTTCCAGCTTTTCCGTCATCGCCGCTGCCGTTTGGGTGTTTGCCGTCGCCAAAATCGCCGTACGGTTTGCCGTCTCCCAGTCTGCTGCTTTCACCGTCCGGTCACCTAGGGTTTCAGCAGCTCCCTCTGTCGCCGACACTTCCTGTGCCAAGCCCAAAATGGAAGGGTATTTGA